The Anaerolineales bacterium region CCATTACACACAGCCTGTAACTATACCAAACAGTTGGCAATCCGTCCAGACTTAGATCTTGATCTCAATGTCCACGCCGGCCGGCAGGTTGAGGCGCATGAGCATATCAATGGTCTTGGAGTCGGGCTCCATCACATCGATGATGCGGTTGTGCGTGCGGATCTCAAAGTGCTCGTGCGAGTCCTTGTCGATGAACGGCGAGCGGCGCACGGTGAACAACTCACGCTTGGTGGGCAGAGGTACCGGCCCCACCACGCGGGCGCCCGTGCGCTCCGCCGTCTCGACGATGCGCTTGGCCGACTGATCGATCACGCGGTGATCGTAAGCCTTGAGACGAATACGAATTTTCTGCTTGGTAGTAGCCATCTATATCCTAGGACAAGATCTCGGTGATGACGCCAGCACCCACGGTGAGGCCGCCTTCACGAATGGCGAACTTGGAGCCCTGCTCCAAGGCCACCGGGGTCTGCAACTGCACCTGCAGGTTCACGTTGTCGCCCGGCATCACCATCTCCACACCGTCCGGCAGCGTCACTTCACCCGTCACATCCAACGTGCGAATGTAGAACTGCGGCTTGTAACCCGTGAAGAAGGCCTTGTGGCGACCGCCCTCTTCCTTCTTCAGCACGTACACTTCGCTCATGAACTTGGTGTGCGGCTTGATGCTGCCCGGCTTGGCCAATACCATGCCGCGCTCCACACCTTCACGGTCCACACCACGCAGCAGCAGGCCGGCGTTGTCACCCGCCATGCCCTCATCCAGCTGCTTGTGGAACATTTCAATACCGGTCACGACGGTGCTGCCCGGCTGCTCACGCAGGCCCACAATGTCCACCGCGTCGTTCAGCTTCACTACACCGCGGTCAATGCGGCCGGTCACTACGGTGCCACGACCCTTGATCGAGAACACGTCTTCGATCGACATCATGAACGGCTTGTCGGTCTCGCGGGTCGGCTCAGGAATGTACTCATCCACCACACGCAGCAGCTCACGGATGGGAGCATACTCTTCGGCGTCGG contains the following coding sequences:
- the tuf gene encoding elongation factor Tu; translated protein: MAKSKFDRSKAHLNVGTMGHIDHGKTTLTAAITKVAALMGKAEFRGYDQIDNAPEERERGITINITHVEYETEKRHYAHVDMPGHRDYIKNMITGAAQVDGAILVVAAPDGPMPQTREHVLLARQVEVPSIVIFLNKVDMMDDPELLELVELELRELLTSQGFPGSETPIVRGSALKALESTSTDPDAEEYAPIRELLRVVDEYIPEPTRETDKPFMMSIEDVFSIKGRGTVVTGRIDRGVVKLNDAVDIVGLREQPGSTVVTGIEMFHKQLDEGMAGDNAGLLLRGVDREGVERGMVLAKPGSIKPHTKFMSEVYVLKKEEGGRHKAFFTGYKPQFYIRTLDVTGEVTLPDGVEMVMPGDNVNLQVQLQTPVALEQGSKFAIREGGLTVGAGVITEILS
- the rpsJ gene encoding 30S ribosomal protein S10, with the protein product MATTKQKIRIRLKAYDHRVIDQSAKRIVETAERTGARVVGPVPLPTKRELFTVRRSPFIDKDSHEHFEIRTHNRIIDVMEPDSKTIDMLMRLNLPAGVDIEIKI